One Cricetulus griseus strain 17A/GY chromosome 5, alternate assembly CriGri-PICRH-1.0, whole genome shotgun sequence genomic window carries:
- the LOC100758249 gene encoding disintegrin and metalloproteinase domain-containing protein 21-like isoform X2, protein MVLSLNWGMRLVGRSVTLRAPLLLAALWVLLLVPSQCFQGRPTWRYVSSEVVTPRKVTYHGKGFQAPGRLSYSLRFRGQRHIIHMRRKTLFWPRHLLLTTQDDQGALQMDFPFFPVDCYYVGFLEEIPQSTVTLDTCSGGLNGVVMFDDLAYEIKPLSDSHRFEHVISQVVADSGAVGPMNKGKPMEHNTDPVFSGTNSSVAPRISSRDYASHPAAIKGHFQATSEVLKKARYNVSRCAHYLFSVASLMDTYFNSIHVRYYVILLTVYTWRNPFRHDYNLQNGEALRYYKSNFFNNIRPDTSNIINEYGPDDHVVVPIANSICTGDALNPVGQNDRYYVYVSVVVTTRVGIIVGLKFDDEKHCFCQRRSTCVMFKNPGLTDAFSNCSISELNKIVNTPGQASCLFYDHHFYYNRSYTYSVCGNSVIDEGEQCDCGSNKACYVNPCCGNDCKYSRDSICDEQLCCANCTYSPPGTLCRSVQNVCDLPEYCSGSAVTCPNDFYLQDGTPCSEEGYCYAGNCTDRSVHCKEIFGAGVQAGSEKCYEINKEKFRFGHCYRSPESLEFTACSDQDKMCGRLQCTNVTYLPRLQDHVSFHQSDISGFSCFGLDEHRGTGRTDVGHVRYGTQCSKSNFCDRGSCNGSVTGLNYDCTPEKCNFRGVCNNLRHCHCHLGWEPPHCVGEGFGGSLDGGHLLPNMRTIRQSKEPIVYLRLVFGRIYLFIASLLFGVAFRVCFTKIIKYEVWKASVLLHLQQQGPMP, encoded by the coding sequence ATGGTGTTATCTCTGAACTGGGGCATGAGGCTGGTAGGAAGATCTGTGACTCTCAGGGCCCCCCTCTTACTGGCTGCACTGTGGGTGCTGCTTCTGGTTCCAAGCCAGTGTTTTCAAGGCCGTCCCACATGGCGTTATGTCTCATCGGAGGTGGTCACTCCTCGGAAGGTGACCTACCATGGCAAGGGATTTCAAGCACCCGGAAGGCTCTCCTACAGCTTGCGGTTTAGAGGCCAGAGACATATCATCCACATGCGAAGAAAGACTCTCTTTTGGCCCAGACACTTGCTGCTGACGACTCAGGATGACCAAGGAGCCCTACAGAtggattttccttttttccctgtaGATTGTTACTATGTTGGCTTCCTGGAGGAGATCCCCCAATCTACGGTCACTTTGGATACTTGTTCTGGGGGTCTGAATGGGGTAGTCATGTTCGATGACCTTGCCTATGAAATCAAACCCCTCAGTGATTCACACAGGTTTGAGCATGTTATTTCTCAGGTAGTAGCTGATTCTGGCGCAGTGGGGCCTATGAACAAAGGAAAGCCCATGGAGCATAACACGGACCCTGTCTTCTCTGGAACAAATTCCAGTGTGGCTCCCAGAATTTCTAGTAGAGACTACGCTTCCCATCCTGCTGCTATAAAAGGACATTTTCAAGCAACCAGTGAAGTTCTTAAGAAAGCACGGTATAATGTTTCAAGGTGTGCACATTATTTGTTTTCGGTAGCCAGTTTAATGGACACCTATTTCAACAGCATTCATGTGAGGTACTATGTTATTCTCCTAACTGTGTATACATGGAGAAATCCATTTAGGCATGATTACAACCTGCAAAATGGTGAGGCTCTCCGTTACTATAAGAGCAACTTTTTTAATAATATAAGGCCTGATACATCAAATATAATTAATGAATATGGGCCAGATGATCATGTCGTTGTTCCAATTGCAAATAGTATATGTACTGGCGATGCCCTAAACCCTGTTGGTCAAAATGACagatattatgtatatgtgtctgtggtAGTAACCACTCGTGTTGGGATTATTGTAGGTCTAAAATTTGATGATGAGAAGCACTGTTTTTGTCAGAGAAGATCAACCTGCGTTATGTTCAAGAATCCTGGGCTAACAGATGCTTTCAGCAATTGTTCCATCTCAGAGCTAAACAAAATAGTCAATACCCCCGGTCAGGCATCCTGTCTTTTCTATGACcatcatttttattataacaGATCATACACCTATTCTGTTTGTGGAAACTCCGTAATAGATGAAGGGGAGCAATGTGACTGTGGTTCAAACAAGGCTTGTTATGTAAATCCATGCTGTGGGAATGATTGCAAATATTCACGTGATAGCATTTGTGATGAACAATTATGCTGTGCAAACTGCACCTATAGTCCTCCTGGGACGCTTTGCAGAAGCGTCCAGAACGTATGTGATCTTCCGGAGTACTGTAGCGGGAGTGCAGTCACTTGCCCAAATGACTTTTATCTGCAGGATGGAACACCATGCTCAGAAGAGGGGTACTGCTATGCAGGAAACTGCACCGATCGCAGTGTACATTGCAAGGAAATCTTTGGTGCAGGTGTTCAAGCGGGTAGTGAAAAGTGCTATGAAATCAATAAGGAAAAGTTCCGGTTTGGACATTGTTATAGATCTCCCGAAAGCCTCGAATTCACAGCTTGCTCTGATCAAGATAAGATGTGCGGAAGGTTGCAATGTACCAATGTCACCTACCTTCCACGCTTGCAGGATCACGTTTCATTCCATCAGTCAGATATTTCTGGCTTTTCCTGTTTTGGGCTCGATGAACATCGGGGAACAGGAAGAACAGATGTGGGACATGTGAGATATGGCACTCAGTGTTCCAAAAGTAATTTCTGTGACCGAGGGTCTTGCAACGGCTCTGTAACTGGACTCAATTATGACTGCACCCCAGAAAAGTGCAATTTTAGAGGAGTATGCAATAATCTTCGGCATTGCCATTGCCATTTAGGTTGGGAGCCTCCACACTGTGTAGGAGAAGGATTTGGAGGGAGTTTAGATGGCGGACACCTTCTACCTAACATGCGCACAATAAGACAGAGCAAAGAACCAATAGTATATTTAAGATTGGTCTTTGGTCGTATTTACCTCTTCATTGCCTCACTGCTCTTTGGAGTGGCCTTTCGTGTTTGCTTTACTAAGATTATCAAGTATGAAGTTTGGAAGGCATCTGTTTTACTTCATTTACAGCAACAAGGGCCAATGCCCTGA
- the LOC107977719 gene encoding disintegrin and metalloproteinase domain-containing protein 20-like isoform X2, which produces MGFLKIQSFKAVATAERFSLVSSIVLSLNWGMRLVGKSVTLRAPLLLAALWVLLLVPSQCFQGRPTWRYVSSEVVTPRKVTYHGKGFQAPGRLSYSLRFRGQRHIIHMRRKTLIWPRHLLLTTQDDQGALQMDFPFFPVDCYYVGFLEEIPQSTVTLDTCSGGLNGVVMFDDLAYEIKPLSDSHRFEHVISQVVADSGAVGPMNKGKHTEHNLDPVFSGTNSSEAPRISSRDYASHPAAIKGHFQAGFSVYVKADRNQSRTCHYLFSLASLMDTYFNSIHVRYYVILLTVYTAESNYLKDLRMPGGLASQYYKNNFYNTYKPDSSNLVNEFEPLDEFYPVYHSVCGPDALNCVGQNNRYYVYVSVVVTHRVGWTLGLNKDDEEYCVCQRRSTCVMFQNPQLTDVFSNCSIAHLNHIFNTHSNLTCLFYDFHTYYNRSATYSVCGNAVINEGEQCDCGSNKACYVNPCCENNCTYSRDSICDKELCCTNCTYSPPGTLCRSVQNVCDLPEYCSGTAVTCPNDFYLQDGTPCSEEGYCYAGNCTDRNVHCKEIFGAGARAGNPMCYEINKEKFRFGHCRRAKESLVFTLCSDQDKMCGRLQCTNVTYLPHLQDHVSFHQSVISGFSCFGLDEHRGTGATDVGHVRYGTQCSKSNFCDRGSCNGSLTGLNYDCTPAKCNFRGVCNNLRHCHCHLGWEPPHCVGAGFGGSLDGGHLLPNMRTIRQSKEPVVYLRLVFGRIYLFIASLLFGVAFRVGFTKIIKYEVWKASALLHPQHHRPKH; this is translated from the exons ATGGGATTCTTAAAAATCCAGAGTTTCAAG GCAGTGGCCACAGCAGAGCGTTTTAGCCTAGTTTCATCCATAGTGTTATCTCTGAACTGGGGCATGAGGCTGGTAGGAAAATCTGTGACTCTCAGGGCCCCCCTCTTGCTGGCTGCATTGTGGGTGCTGCTTCTGGTTCCAAGCCAGTGTTTTCAAGGCCGTCCCACATGGCGTTATGTCTCATCGGAGGTGGTCACTCCTCGGAAGGTGACCTACCATGGCAAGGGATTTCAAGCACCCGGAAGGCTCTCCTACAGCTTGCGGTTTAGAGGCCAGAGACATATCATCCACATGCGAAGAAAGACACTCATTTGGCCCAGACACTTGCTGCTGACGACTCAGGATGACCAAGGAGCCCTACAGAtggattttccttttttccctgtaGATTGTTACTATGTTGGCTTCCTGGAGGAGATCCCCCAATCTACGGTCACTTTGGATACTTGTTCTGGGGGTCTGAATGGGGTAGTCATGTTCGATGACCTTGCCTATGAAATCAAACCCCTCAGTGATTCACACAGGTTTGAGCATGTTATTTCTCAGGTAGTAGCTGATTCTGGCGCAGTGGGGCCTATGAACAAAGGAAAGCACACGGAACATAACCTGGACCCCGTCTTCTCTGGAACAAATTCCAGTGAGGCTCCCAGAATTTCTAGTAGAGACTATGCTTCCCATCCTGCTGCTATAAAAGGACATTTTCAAGCAGGCTTTAGTGTATATGTGAAAGCAGATAGAAATCAATCAAGGACTTGCCATTATTTGTTTTCGTTAGCCAGTTTAATGGACACCTATTTCAACAGCATTCATGTGAGGTACTATGTTATTCTCTTAACTGTGTATACCGCAGAAAGTAATTATTTGAAAGATCTCAGAATGCCAGGAGGTTTAGCTTCTCAATACTATAAGAACAACTTCTATAATACATATAAGCCTGATTCATCAAATCTAGTTAATGAATTTGAGCCACTGGATGAGTTCTATCCAGTTTACCATAGTGTGTGTGGTCCCGATGCGCTAAACTGTGTTGGTCAAAATAACagatattatgtatatgtgtctgtggtAGTAACCCATCGTGTTGGGTGGACTTTAGGTCTGAATAAGGATGATGAGGAATACTGTGTTTGTCAGAGAAGATCCACCTGTGTTATGTTCCAGAATCCTCAGCTAACTGATGTTTTCAGCAATTGTTCCATCGCACATCTAAACCATATATTCAATACCCACAGTAATCTGACATGTCTTTTCTATGACTTTCATACTTACTATAACAGATCAGCAACCTACAGTGTTTGTGGAAACGCCGTAATAAATGAAGGGGAGCAATGCGACTGTGGTTCAAACAAGGCTTGTTATGTAAATCCCTGCTGCGAGAATAATTGTACATATTCACGTGATAGCATTTGTGATAAGGAATTATGTTGTACAAACTGCACCTATAGTCCTCCTGGGACGCTTTGCAGAAGCGTCCAGAACGTATGTGATCTTCCGGAGTACTGTAGCGGGACTGCAGTCACTTGCCCAAATGACTTTTATCTGCAGGATGGGACACCATGCTCAGAAGAGGGGTACTGCTATGCAGGAAACTGCACCGATCGCAATGTACATTGCAAGGAAATCTTTGGTGCAGGTGCTCGAGCAGGTAATCCAATGTGCTATGAAATCAATAAGGAAAAGTTCCGGTTTGGACATTGTCGGAGAGCTAAAGAAAGCCTCGTATTCACACTGTGCTCTGATCAAGATAAGATGTGCGGAAGGTTGCAATGTACCAATGTCACTTACCTTCCACACTTGCAGGATCACGTTTCATTCCATCAGTCAGTTATTTCTGGCTTTTCCTGCTTTGGGCTCGATGAACATCGGGGAACAGGAGCAACAGATGTGGGACATGTGAGATATGGCACTCAGTGTTCCAAAAGTAATTTCTGTGACCGAGGGTCTTGCAACGGCTCTTTAACTGGACTCAATTATGACTGCACCCCAGCAAAGTGCAATTTTAGAGGAGTATGCAATAATCTTCGGCATTGCCATTGTCATTTAGGTTGGGAGCCTCCACACTGTGTAGGAGCAGGATTTGGAGGGAGTTTAGATGGCGGACACCTTCTACCTAACATGCGCACAATAAGACAGAGCAAAGAACCAGTAGTATATTTAAGATTGGTCTTTGGTCGTATTTACCTCTTCATTGCCTCACTGCTCTTTGGAGTGGCCTTTCGTGTTGGCTTTACTAAGATTATCAAGTATGAAGTTTGGAAGGCATCTGCTTTGCTTCATCCACAGCATCATAGGCCAAAGCACTGA